The genomic region ttgtaCAATCCCCAGCGTTTTCTCTGAAAACTAAACCTTGGCCAATTCTGAACAAATGAATTATGATCGGTTtggttttgtatattttttttcatctcaaactatttttttttatgagaactaaataagaattaaataaataattaaacaaattcaaaatgtCACATTTTCTAGACTCTTCCCACTACTCAAATCTcacattaattaaatcattcatTTCTAAACTCACTACTATCCTAAAGTAGTAAAGTCCCTCTCATCCTTCATAATTCCCTTTAAATCTATTGAGTAAAGATAGAGACAGAATAAAGAATAATTCGAATAAAGACAGTAATGGCCGATGGCGTGCCGTTTTGTGCATTATATGATGTGGTCCACAATttgaaacatatataaattatattatatatgtctaATTTATATTATGGAAAATCATAATAAAGGTCTAATTATGTTATTGAAAATACTATTTTTACATTTCACAAGATAAATGTCTTATTTATTATGtctaatataaattatactaGATAAATGTCTAATTTATATTATTGAAGttcatgaataaatatttttgcatatataaaattatatcttgGATCTtataacaaagaatttaaattgtgaAAATAAATTACCCTTCACCAGCAGCAAGGTCGAAGTAGAGATCAAGAATGTTGGGGCAGCTTTTGTAGCACTGAGGGAAGCAAAGGTTTTGTGTGAAACCACTTTCCATAAGAGAATTGATGAGATTCCAAAGGATTTTCTGTCCAACCAACAAGCCTTGATGCATTTCTCACTTTCAGTATGCCCCTTAATTTGTTTTTCAGCCGAAGTCCTGCACGTGTAAGCTTCTTCCCCTGTTCTCACTTtcagtaaaatttattatatataatacatttttattaattattttaaaataattcagatgataatttatgattaaatgattatataaaattattttatatggttAGTATATTGacattaaacttttatttttaaatgataaaacttaaatataatatttaagatattttgaCAGTGTTCTTTAgtcaaaattagaatttaatcTTGGTAATCTTTATAATAagtattttcattaaatatcaaGATATTTTATTGAGGTATAACTCCAATCTACTACTGATGAGAAAACAAAACTATATATAATTCCAATcccatttaattttaattaagaagtTGATTGGCTTTAAAAACTTACAAGAGTTCCTTATtatataaaacttgaaaaagcaAAACGAATAATACTTAAAAAGTTACACCTATTATTTGCCCTTTTTATAGTTATGGTAATTTAGAATATTACTCCAACAATTTTGTTGGTTCTCAAGCATCATTGGTTATCTATGGATATCTCATCAAAGTTCTTGGCCTGGCCGGCTTGGAGAGTCAAGTCTTGTATGCAGCCACGAGTCACGACTTTAATTAACACGAAAGAACTAATTATTCACTTCAATGGTTAGtgactaaaattaaatataagtttttttcctATTAAACCACGTTTTCTTGAACCACTAGTCCCCCATTTTTGGAAACAAGAATGTGATACACAGAATTGAACAACTAGTTGATCTTAACTACAAATATGCTCAATATGCAAATATGTACATCCCAAAACAGAATTTAAATAAGACtctcaaatttataaaaaaaaaaaaagaagaaagaagatagcAATAACTACAATGCAAATTGAACAACCTGGCAATACAATGATACAACATCGGTTGTAAGCAACACTAAACAGTGATACTATATGAGGAAAAAGATTGAAGTTTGAACCACACATGATCaaggaaatgaaaatagacATGCCGCCATGATCTACAAATCAGCAAAGGAGCAATCACTATCCAAAGTCCCACAACAAATCCAATTGTCGCACTAACAAAAAACCAATTCACTCCATGCCCATGACTTCCTTCATAACTATGAGTTTTCCCATTGGAGCTGCAGTTTATGGGCAGTGGTGGACCACATAGATTGTTGCCAATAAAGCTGGAGGCATCAAAGGTTTGCAATTGAGTTCCTGTTGGAATTTTTCCCTTCAAATGATTATAAGACACGTCTAGCATGCTCAAAAAGCTCAAATTAGAAATGGTTGGAGGGATTTCACCAGAAATTTGATTCCTTGAAAGATCAATGGTTTGTAACGATCCCATATTACCAATACCTTCTGGAATAGGACCAATCAATTGGTTGTGGGACAAGTTCAAAAAGTTCAATCCATTTAGATCTGTGATTTCTCTAGGAATATCTCCTAATAATTTGTTACTTGACAGATCAATACTTGTTACCAAACCCAGAATGTTTCGATACTCATCTCCTCTTCCTTTTAGCCATAGTAGCACACTAACTATACCTGATACCGAAGAGTAATATGTATCATTTGGTGCATGAGAATAGATACGGGGATATGTACTCCGGTTCACTAGTGTCATGGCACTCAAGTTACGGAAACAGCTGGGTATATTgccagaaaaattattttttgcaaGGTCTAAAACCTGAAGAAGACTCATCTGAAATATTTCATTTGGAATGTGACCGGAAAAACTGTTTGATCGAAGGCGGAGGATTTTCATATTTGAGAGCTTTTCTCCAACCCATGTTGGAATACATCCTGAAAGATTATTTTCTCCAAGATCCAAGGATATCAATTGGCTAGTCTTCTTCAAACTGGTAGGAAATATTCCCGAGAGCAAGTTGTTACGAATTTCTAATGACTGCAGCTCAGCCAAGGAACCCATGGATGGGGGGAAGTTCCCAACAAAATGGTTGCTTTGTAAATTCACTTCCACTAGAAATGGCCAATTAATCCAACAATCAGGTATTTCTCCTGACAGATTATTGGATGCAAGATTGAGAAATTCTAATTGCATTGGCTTGTCCTGATTGTTACATAAAAAATCTTGCATGGATTCAGAGAATGAATTGGTTGAAAGGTCTAAGTCATACACATCATTTGAAAGATAGGGTAATTTACCACATAAGTGATTTGTGCTTAGATCAACAGTTTGGATAGATATTGGATTTTTTATTGTAGTCACAAGCTCACCACGGATATGATTATGAGAGAGGTTTAAATACAAAACCTGAGAATGTGCTTCCCAGAACCAAGTGGGAATAGAATCGAAAATCCCCGTGTTAGATAGTCCAACATATTTAAGTTTGTTTTGTGACTGAATCCACAATGGAAAGCTGGGACCTAACTGCCATGATGTCACTTCCAAATAGGTAAGTTGAAAATTAGGAATCCAATTGGGACCCACTTTTAAAGTGAAATTGTTTCCCGATGCACCAAAATCCGTCAAGCTTGTAAGATTTGCAAGATCATCTTCCTTGACAACTCCTTGAAAATTATTGCCATCAATCCAAAGAGATGACAATTTAGAGAGTGATCCAAGACTTTCAAATGGATTTCCACTGAATTTATTAATAGAGAGATCGAGATATGTTAAATCTATCTCCCTTGAGTTGCGGAGATTTCCCAAAAAAGTCGGAATTGTTCCTTCAAGTTgattatatgacaaataaagTGCAACAAGAGAAGTCAAATTTCCCAAAGAAGTTGGAATGGTTCCTTCAAGTTGATTGTATGACAAatcaagttcaacaagagaagtCAAATTTCCCAGGGCATCAGAAATAGTCCCATGCAAGTTGCTGGATCTTAGGTCCAAAGACTTGAGACGATGAAGACCGTATAAGCAATCAGGTATAGAAGATGAGAATGAATTTCCAGACAAgtcaagattttgaagaagtgtGAGGTTTCGGATACCACAAGGAATCGGACCTTGGAATTTATTACCCCGTAATTGAAGAGAAACAAGTTTCTTCAATTTGAATATCCACTTGGGGACAAAAGAAATGGCAGGGGAATAACTAGTATCGGAAAGATGGAGAGTTTGCAGAGATGAGAAGTTGAGCAAGGATGGTTCATTATAGTGAGGGAGTGTGCAGTGTGACAAATATAGGTGGGTCAAAGAAGGAAGAGATTGGAGAGTGTGTAGCCAATGAAATGCTTTGGATAGGTTTGCATTACTCAAATAAAGATATTCAAGCTTCCACATACTTGATAGCCATTCTACATTTTCAGCAAACAGAGGAGGTTCGAAATCAGAATAACCTCCAAGGCCAAGATAGACCAAATTGGAGAGATTCCCAATCTGAGATGGAATCTTCCCCATGAGTCCAGTAAGAGAGAGGTCGAGGTGAGTCAAGGAGGTTATTGcacaaaggaaagaaggaattgCCATACCTTCTCCAAGGAAATAATTGCCGCTCAAGTCAAGATATTGAAGCTTAGAGAGATTCCCGATCTGAGAGGGTACTGTTCCGTTGGCAAAAACAGAACTCAGGTCAAGATACACCAAATTTGAGAGATTCCCAATCTGAGGAGGAATCTTCCCACGGAATCCAGTAAGAGAGAGGTTGAGGTGAGTCAAGGAAGTCATTGTCCCAAGGAAAGAAGGAATTGACATACATCTCAGATTTCAATATCAAagacaattaatatttttttataagttgcgCAATAttcattaagaaaataattaaatatctttGAAGAATTCAATATCTCAAACTTgattttggttcaatttttataatttctctaatgactctattttttgtttctctttttccactcacaaGGTAATAATGAATAAGTAATTTCTCTAatgactctatttttttttctcttgtttctctttaaataagatagaattttattatttatatccttttattatacaagatattaattaataatgatagataataattatttttattattattattatctgtgCAATATTTTGGTATTACACCATTTATTGaccattaaataattatttagattattttttatgttgtatTTAACATTatagttcaaaatattttaactattgCACTAGTTAATACAGTGAAAGCATGTTGTAtactatttttactttattttaattttgattgaaaatattttaagattaatagtataatatatttaccaaaaaaaaaagacgaaTAGTATAAtacataatatgaaaaaaaataaaataattgaaactaaaaagtaattaaaatcattcatctataaatgaaaaaatacaagagtttaaaattaattaaaaaaataaaactataaaaacataaaatgtataaaaataaaattgtaagtgattataaaattaataattgaaatagATATTCTATTATATTACCTT from Glycine soja cultivar W05 chromosome 16, ASM419377v2, whole genome shotgun sequence harbors:
- the LOC114390868 gene encoding receptor-like protein EIX2 isoform X1, which produces MNSSSIIYILVFVQLWLLSLPCRESVCIPSERETLLKIKNNLNDSSNRLWSWNHNNTNCCHWYGVLCHNLTSHVLQLHLHTTPPASFDDWEAFRRWSFGGEISPCLADLKHLNYLDLSANVFLGEGMSIPSFLGTMTSLTHLNLSLTGFRGKIPPQIGNLSNLVYLDLSSVFANGTVPSQIGNLSKLQYLDLSGNYFLGEGMAIPSFLCAITSLTHLDLSLTGLMGKIPSQIGNLSNLVYLGLGGYSDFEPPLFAENVEWLSSMWKLEYLYLSNANLSKAFHWLHTLQSLPSLTHLYLSHCTLPHYNEPSLLNFSSLQTLHLSDTSYSPAISFVPKWIFKLKKLVSLQLRGNKFQGPIPCGIRNLTLLQNLDLSGNSFSSSIPDCLYGLHRLKSLDLRSSNLHGTISDALGNLTSLVELDLSYNQLEGTIPTSLGNLTSLVALYLSYNQLEGTIPTFLGNLRNSREIDLTYLDLSINKFSGNPFESLGSLSKLSSLWIDGNNFQGVVKEDDLANLTSLTDFGASGNNFTLKVGPNWIPNFQLTYLEVTSWQLGPSFPLWIQSQNKLKYVGLSNTGIFDSIPTWFWEAHSQVLYLNLSHNHIRGELVTTIKNPISIQTVDLSTNHLCGKLPYLSNDVYDLDLSTNSFSESMQDFLCNNQDKPMQLEFLNLASNNLSGEIPDCWINWPFLVEVNLQSNHFVGNFPPSMGSLAELQSLEIRNNLLSGIFPTSLKKTSQLISLDLGENNLSGCIPTWVGEKLSNMKILRLRSNSFSGHIPNEIFQMSLLQVLDLAKNNFSGNIPSCFRNLSAMTLVNRSTYPRIYSHAPNDTYYSSVSGIVSVLLWLKGRGDEYRNILGLVTSIDLSSNKLLGDIPREITDLNGLNFLNLSHNQLIGPIPEGIGNMGSLQTIDLSRNQISGEIPPTISNLSFLSMLDVSYNHLKGKIPTGTQLQTFDASSFIGNNLCGPPLPINCSSNGKTHSYEGSHGHGVNWFFVSATIGFVVGLWIVIAPLLICRSWRHVYFHFLDHVWFKLQSFSSYSITV
- the LOC114390868 gene encoding receptor-like protein EIX2 isoform X2, which translates into the protein MNSSSIIYILVFVQLWLLSLPCRESVCIPSERETLLKIKNNLNDSSNRLWSWNHNNTNCCHWYGVLCHNLTSHVLQLHLHTTPPASFDDWEAFRRWSFGGEISPCLADLKHLNYLDLSANVFLGEGMSIPSFLGTMTSLTHLNLSLTGFRGKIPPQIGNLSNLVYLDLSSVFANGTVPSQIGNLSKLQYLDLSGNYFLGEGMAIPSFLCAITSLTHLDLSLTGLMGKIPSQIGNLSNLVYLGLGGYSDFEPPLFAENVEWLSSMWKLEYLYLSNANLSKAFHWLHTLQSLPSLTHLYLSHCTLPHYNEPSLLNFSSLQTLHLSDTSYSPAISFVPKWIFKLKKLVSLQLRGNKFQGPIPCGIRNLTLLQNLDLSGNSFSSSIPDCLYGLHRLKSLDLRSSNLHGTISDALGNLTSLVELDLSYNQLEGTIPTSLGNLTSLVALYLSYNQLEGTIPTFLGNLRNSREIDLTYLDLSINKFSGNPFESLGSLSKLSSLWIDGNNFQGVVKEDDLANLTSLTDFGASGNNFTLKVGPNWIPNFQLTYLEVTSWQLGPSFPLWIQSQNKLKYVGLSNTGIFDSIPTWFWEAHSQVLYLNLSHNHIRGELVTTIKNPISIQTVDLSTNHLCGKLPYLSNDVYDLDLSTNSFSESMQDFLCNNQDKPMQLEFLNLASNNLSGEIPDCWINWPFLVEVNLQSNHFVGNFPPSMGSLAELQSLEIRNNLLSGIFPTSLKKTSQLISLDLGENNLSGCIPTWVGEKLSNMKILRLRSNSFSGHIPNEIFQMSLLQVLDLAKNNFSGNIPSCFRNLSAMTLVNRSTYPRIYSHAPNDTYYSSVSGIVSVLLWLKGRGDEYRNILGLVTSIDLSSNKLLGDIPREITDLNGLNFLNLSHNQLIGPIPEGIGNMGSLQTIDLSRNQISGEIPPTISNLSFLSMLDVSYNHLKGKIPTGTQLQTFDASSFIGNNLCGPPLPINCSSNGKTHSYEGSHGHGVNWFFVSATIGFVVGLWIVIAPLLICRSWRHVYFHFLDHVWFKLQSFSSYSITV